Proteins from one Coffea arabica cultivar ET-39 chromosome 8c, Coffea Arabica ET-39 HiFi, whole genome shotgun sequence genomic window:
- the LOC113706279 gene encoding EG45-like domain containing protein, translated as MSKSQLPLLFLYLLSSAHLFHPSSADVGTASQYNPPYTPTACFGSDNSQFPSSNLFAAAGEGVWDNGAACGRQYLVRCISAVAPKTCVPDKTIQVRIVDRAQTSASRPAKAGTTIVLSNTAFGTIANPGAAFINIEFQQV; from the exons ATGTCAAAATCTCAACTTCCCCTCCTATTCCTCTACCTTCTTTCATCTGCCCACCTCTTCCATCCTTCTTCAGCTGATGTTGGCACTGCAAGCCAATACAACCCTCCATACACCC CCACAGCTTGTTTTGGGAGTGATAACTCTCAATTCCCATCAAGCAATTTGTTTGCAGCAGCAGGGGAAGGGGTTTGGGACAACGGTGCGGCCTGCGGGCGGCAGTACTTGGTGAGGTGCATTAGTGCGGTAGCGCCCAAGACTTGTGTTCCCGACAAAACTATTCAGGTCAGGATTGTTGATAGAGCACAAACTTCAGCTTCTAGGCCTGCAAAAGCGGGCACCACCATCGTTCTTTCCAACACAGCTTTTGGTACTATTGCCAATCCGGGAGCTGCTTTCATCAACATAGAATTTCAACA